The window TTCAAGTTCATGTAAAACAAATCTATCTAAAATAAATATTTCCAAAGAATCTAAATCTTCGGAACGTTTTATATAATCTGATAATTGATAAAAACTTAACGCAACATCAGAACCTTGCACCCTTCTCAATAAATGGCTACATTCATGGAGAAGCATAATTCTAACAGATGGGTCTAAATCTTTTATAGAAGGAGCAAATATTACTCCATCTCCTTCGTAAGGAAGACTCATCTTATAAGGCATCTCTTCTGTGTTTGATATGGCTGCTAGAATTGTGACCTTAACTCTATCAGAATATACAACATGTCCCCAGTTATCACCTGATACAATATAGATCCTACGAACACCTGTTTTCTCAATCTCTTGGACTAAAACTTTAAAAACAGGTTCATTCAATAAGCTATCGATCTGTCTTTGAAAATCAAAATCTCCTACCGCTTCTATGCAATCCAATCTATCAATTATTCTTCTTGCCCAAACACAACTTGGACATAGAATAAATATCATTAAAATAGTATAGAAAAATACCACATAATACCTATTAATCTTCATATTTATACCAATTCCCCTCTTTTATCCTTCTAGCATCTGCAGGAAGTATAAATAAAAACAGTAGCAAACAAACCAATCCAATTATTAAAACATTTGTCCTACTTTTTCTGAACATTAATATTCTATGGTACATTTAACCCCCAATTTCTATAGCAACTTTCAAAATCAAAAACTAGTTTTCTGAAAAGTTTTATTTGCTCTGATTGTCCTGATTCCATGGCAAGCTTTTCAAAATTTGATTCTATCATAGTTGCCTCATCATTAAGGCCCAAGAAACGTACCTTAGCAACTCGCCAAGCATCGTAAATTATATCAATGCCATTCGGAACTAGCACATCATGCACAATCTCACGTTTCGCCTCCTCCATTTCCTCTCTAGCTATCATTGAAGAAATATTTGTTAATTGCGAAGCGATTTTATCGGCTATTATTTCATGTAATCTACCTATGACATCTTCCAATTTTTCCACAGAAAGATATCCATTATCAAAATAGACACTATATGAGCTGAAATCAAACTGAATCACTCCTGCATAACGAGAATTAAATCCTTCTTGTATCAACCTTATCAAATCGTTGTTTGTTCTAGCTGACAACTCAGATAAATTATGTCCTAACTCATGAGCAATAACCGTTGTTAGAACATCTGCATAATTCCCGCTGGTTAGTTCATACAGTTCAAACAAACCATCCAAATCAAGCTCTATCACTGAAAGATATTCTTTATTTCCAAACCTGCGGTCATCAATTCCAAGCCATGCCATTTCAACACCCTCGTTCCTAGTAACTAAATCTGCTCCGGCATTACATCCTTTTGGTCGAATGAGAATTAAATCGGTCTTTATAGCTATACTCAACTTACTTGAAGCAACAGCTTCTACTTCTTCGATTATTTGATGAACATTTAAAATAAATTCGGGGCTAAGCTTTAACTCTCTCATTTTTTGGAGAATAAAATATAATTCTTGTGAACTATTAATAAGTTCAGGGTCAAATCTAATTCGTGGTACTAGTTCTACAACTTTTTCTAAAGCTTGCCTTAATTGCTGAATATTGTCTGGAGTTTGCTTTAAATCAATGTCATCCCTCAACCTCCTTGCATCTGCAGGACAAGAAAATAAAATAGCCCCCACCATAAATAAAATAATCCCTTTGGTCTTTAGATTTGACATATTTTGTACCAATTTCCCTCTTTATAAAGTATGCCATATATACGGTAATAGTCAAATTGGAGGGCTAAATAAGATTAAGGGGGGTCACTTCGCCACAGTCAAGCGCTCTGCCAACTGAGCTACGCCCGCCATACTTAGAAATACATACGCCTGGAGGGAATCGAACCCCCAACCCTCTGCTTAGAAGGCAGATGCTCTGTCCGATTGAGCTACAGGCGCATTGTAATTTAATAACATAAAGAGAGATAAAATTCAATCTTATACTATAACAAGTAGCTGAAAACAATGGATTCAATATTAGCTAATATTGATATGAAAAATAAGATTTAACAAAAATATATTGAAACATCCTACTTATAAACATGTAAAAATAATTATTCCCCAATTAAAAACATAAGATAATTCTGATTCTCCGGACTCCAACACCAACACCCCACCCTATACTCCCGAATTGGTTTGTAGAGTCAAACATTGACATTGTAGTGACAAAATGTTAAAGCTACCATTATGAACAAAGACGAATACCTTCAAATAAGAGTATCTAAGACAGAGAAAGATAAAATTAAGAAAGAAGCTAAGCAGCAAGGCTTTGATAGTATCTCCGCCTTCTTGTTGTGGTTATTCAGAAAATCTATCAGGAAATCTTAACCCCTCTCAAATTGTGCCCTTTTTGTGTCCCTTCTCTGTCTAAATAGGTATAAATCCATACAAATTAGTATAAATTGAAAACTAAATAAAATATTCAAAAACTTTTCCTGCCCCGATTGTTTCTTATGTTCTATTCACTATCAGTAGAACTGACATCTGAGGATAAACGATAATATTTAATATTTCTCCAGGAAAGCGGAATTTCTCCCTCTCCCGTGCCATGCCTAAAGCCCGGCCCTCCTTCACCCCATATTGACTCAACCCTATCATCGATAGTACGTTTCCCTGCATGGAGTATTGTGTCCTCTTTCTCGTTCCAGGAAACAGCAAGGTCTCCTTCCCGTCTATCTTCCGGACTCCTAACTTCTTCATAAATACCATCTTCGATAAGAGCAATAAGTTCTTTCTGGTCAACTTTATGCAATCTCCCGAGTGCATAACCAATACAATTCAAATCCGAAGAATAATCGGAATTTCTGATAAGCTCCATCCCGAAAGGTAATTTTCGTACTAACTCTTCATCAGATATCCGGAAATGTTCATGATGGTCAATTGCTATCACAATATCTCTTACCATTAGCCCCTCTTTCTCAACAAGAATTCGAGGAATGTCAAATTCAGCACACAACACATCTTGTTGCGCCGAAAATTCTAACTCTTTTATTTCCCCTCTGTTTTGCATTGCTATTAATCTGCCTTGCAATAAATCTACATCTATTTTTGTTACATTGTGAAATACAACCTAAACAGAGGTTACGACTCCACTTCTTGCAGCCTGAGTAAAAAGTTCTTCAAATGCTTCAAAGACCGAAAGAGCTGCTTCTCCCATCTTTTTTACTGTAATGGAAATAGATGCTAAAGAATTCGAAGATATAGTCATAACTCCCTGACTTCTATCATTTCCAATTACCCGCCTTGCCTGTGCGAGATGAGAAAACAAAACTACCCCCACTATAAATAAAACAATACCTTTAACTTTTAGGCTCATCATAATCTGTACCAATTCCCCTCTTTATATATACCATATACAGAGTACTAGTCAAATTGGGGTTAAAAAACAAATATATCCTGATAGACAGACATCAATAGGGGTCCCAAGTACTATGTACTACACATACCCCCTACTCGACTTTTTACGGTACCCCCTACCCTCAATAATTACTGGGGACAATATGGGGACAATTTAAATGTACGTAGATGTACATCAATGTACTTGGGTGTACTTTGGATTTTAGGGTAATCGCTTGATAGATAATGTAGTTACAGTAAAATCAACGAGTTAGGAAATTAGGCTGGTTCGGTTTAGAAGGCAGATGCTCTGTCCGATAGAGCTACAGGCGCATATTTAATATATTGTAGCTCTATTTTACAATATTGCAATCGGGGTGGGGAGATTCGAACTCCCGACTTCCTGGTCCCAAACCAGGCGCTCTAAACCAAGCTAAGCCACACCCCGATATTGAGGTTCTATTCTTATACCAGATAAAATAAATTATTTCAAGCAACATAGCTTTATATACATTTTATATTTTGAAGAAATAAAATAAAGGTATATAATGATTAAGCTTACATTATTATACATTTATGAATACAAAAAATGCGAATTAAATTAAGTTCTAAATTTGGAATTTTCTTTACTATCCTCATCGTTGAAATAGCAATCATTGCAATCAGCTATATACATGTCGCCAAGCATCACGAATATTACATTGAAGAACTGCAGGATGATATCGAAATACTCGATTTGGCAAAAAGCCTGGAGCGCTCTTTCGCGCAACTAATAATACCGATTGAAAATTTTAACCAAAAAAAGAGCTTCTTTCAACAGGCAAGCGTTAACATAGAAGAGATTCTCGATAAAACATATCGGCTTGAAATAGACGACATTGAAGGTAGAAAACTTTTAAACTATGTCACAACGGAATATGCTCAAGCTAAGAAGATCGCCTTTGAAGCATTTGATATAGAGAAAGAGAGGCCTCCGTCTGAAACCGAAGTCTTACTTAAGAGACTAGAGCTTAATATATCTAATGCCTTAATGATCTCTGAAAAATTCCACCAATTTGTTTATGAAAAGATAATAATGATGCGCTCAGGCCAAGAGAGAACAAGATATTTTCTCTATGGAATAGCGCTAGGAGGATTATTTGTCAATATACTCCTAATATTATTTAGCATAATCTATTTTAGAAATACGATAACAGTACCCTTAGTTCAATTAAGAAATAACGCCCTAGAAGTAGGACAAGGTAGATTTAAAAAAACGGTACCTATAAAATCAACGGATGAAATCGGTGACTTAACAAATGCCTTCAACAAAATGATAGATGATCTAAGAGAATCTCAAAACCAGCTTATCCAAGCAGAAAAGATGGCATCTTTAGGACAGTTATCTGCAGGTGTTGCCCATGAGATTAAAAATCCTCTTACCATTATTATCCAAGGAATTGAATATCTTAAAAATTCTTCTGTCGATCCCAAATTAATAGATGCAGCAGATAGAATAAAAAAAGCTGCCTTAAGGGCGGATAAAATAATAATAGATCTTTTAGATTATTCACAGCCAGCATTTCCTAAATTTAAAAAATCGGATATTATACATCTTATTAAAGAAACTTTATCTTTAACAAAATATCAAATTGATATGAAGAATATAGCAGTAGAAACAAGTTTTGCCCCTGAGATACCTAAAGTAAATATAGATGACCACTTAATGAAGCAGGTTTTTTTAAATATAGTCATGAACGCTGTTGACGCTATAAAAGATGAAGGTAATTTAAATATATCTGTTGATAAAAAAACTATAGATAAGCAGAGCTTTATTGAAATAATATTCGATGATAATGGCTGCGGAATATCAGATAATAACCTTAACAAAGTATTTGACCCTTTCTTTACTACTAAAAGAGGTAGGAAGTCGGCTGGATTAGGGCTGCCGGTAACTAGAGGTATAATAAGAAGGCATCATGGTACAATAGGCATAGAGAGCAGTATTGGAGAAGGCGCAAAAGTAAGAATTAAACTGCCGGTCTAAAAAGGAGCGTACAGATGAGTAAAAAAATACTTTTAATCGACGATGAAGAAGATTTCTGTCATTTTGTAAAACTAAATTTAGAAGATACTGGTAGATTTGAAGTCTCAACAGCAACTAGCGGTATTAAAGGAATAGAGATGGCGAAAGAAAAAAAACCAGACTTAATACTGCTAGATCTTCTAATGCCTGTTATGGATGGCTCAGAGGCTGCAGAACATCTTTTAAAAAACGAGACTACAAAACATATTCCTATTGTATTCGTAACAGCCTTAACGCGCAAAAAAGAAGTCGACTCCCACTACGGAACCATAGGGGGAAGAACTTTTCTTGCAAAGCCAGTAACGCCGGAAGAGCTTATTCAATGTATAGAGAGAGTGCTCGAGATAGGTTAACCAGCGGCCTTATTTTTAACACTCATTTATTACTCTAATTAAATGAAAAGATTTCTCATTTTTTCCTTTATCATTTTCTATGGAGCAATGCTAATAGACCCGGTCATAGATATATCTTTTGACAGTCCAAGATATATAACAACGGCAGATTCAATAGCATCCGGTAACGGCTATAGAGCAATATCTGAAATAGATAATAATCCT of the Candidatus Kaelpia aquatica genome contains:
- a CDS encoding ATP-binding protein, whose product is MRIKLSSKFGIFFTILIVEIAIIAISYIHVAKHHEYYIEELQDDIEILDLAKSLERSFAQLIIPIENFNQKKSFFQQASVNIEEILDKTYRLEIDDIEGRKLLNYVTTEYAQAKKIAFEAFDIEKERPPSETEVLLKRLELNISNALMISEKFHQFVYEKIIMMRSGQERTRYFLYGIALGGLFVNILLILFSIIYFRNTITVPLVQLRNNALEVGQGRFKKTVPIKSTDEIGDLTNAFNKMIDDLRESQNQLIQAEKMASLGQLSAGVAHEIKNPLTIIIQGIEYLKNSSVDPKLIDAADRIKKAALRADKIIIDLLDYSQPAFPKFKKSDIIHLIKETLSLTKYQIDMKNIAVETSFAPEIPKVNIDDHLMKQVFLNIVMNAVDAIKDEGNLNISVDKKTIDKQSFIEIIFDDNGCGISDNNLNKVFDPFFTTKRGRKSAGLGLPVTRGIIRRHHGTIGIESSIGEGAKVRIKLPV
- a CDS encoding response regulator, with translation MSKKILLIDDEEDFCHFVKLNLEDTGRFEVSTATSGIKGIEMAKEKKPDLILLDLLMPVMDGSEAAEHLLKNETTKHIPIVFVTALTRKKEVDSHYGTIGGRTFLAKPVTPEELIQCIERVLEIG